The following DNA comes from Meles meles chromosome 8, mMelMel3.1 paternal haplotype, whole genome shotgun sequence.
CTTTCCGTTAGGTGCGGGGGCCGGCGTCCTGGGAGCCCTGGTAGAGCCGCTCGCAAGGGCTCACGGGTCCCCGCGCACATGCGCAATGGCCTCGGCGCGCGCCGTCCCTCGGCGCCCTCTCAGACGGACGCTGGCCTCCAGTCCCTCAGGAAGGTGGCGGGGGCGTGTGCGTGTCGGACTGACGGTTGGCGCTTTAACCGGAGTCCTAGCAGAGCTTCCTTTGccgcccttcccctcctctcttccccggCTCCCAACACCCTAGCTTCGAgccggggaggggaggagggcgggTTGGCGTCCTCCAGCGTGACGCCCAGGGGCTTCCAGTTCGTCCTGAGTGGGTCCGCCCCCGGGGCGTTAGGAGGGGGCGGGGCTGCAGTCTTAGAACTTGGGACTCCTGCCCCGACGCTGCCTCTGCTAGAGCCAAGCAGGCAGTCTAGTCTGGTCAGGAGCGAGCCATGACGGTGCTGCGGGGCCTCTGGCCGGAGGTGCAGGACACCTGCACCTCATTGGGGCTGATGCTGTTGCTCGTGCTGTTCATGGGGCTGGCCCGCGTGGTCACCCGGCTGCAGCTGCACAGGTTCATGATGGCCCACACCTTCGTCTTGGAGTTTCTGGCCACCTTCCAGCTCTGCTGCTGCACGCATGAGCTGCAACTGCTGAGCGAGCAGGAACCCGCGCACCCCACCTGGCCGCTGACGCTAATCTACTTCTTCTCGTTAGTGCATGGCCTAACTCTGGTGGGCACCTCCAGCAACCCGTGCGGCGTGATGATGCAGATGATGCTGGGAGGAATGTCCCCTGAGACAGGTGCGATTAGGCTGTTGGCTCAGCTGATTGGTGCCCTGTGTAGCAGGTACTGCATAAGCGCCTTGTGGAGCCTGGGGCTGACCAAGTATCATCTCAACGAGAGGACCTTCATTTGCAGGAATCCTATTCAAGTCGACTTACCCAAAGCGGTCATCACAGAGGCCATCTGCTCCTTTATCTTCCACAGCGCTTTGCTGCACTTCCAGGAGATCAGAAACAAGCTTCGTATCCACCTGCTGGCAGCTCTCATCACCTTTTTGGTCTACTCAGGTTTGTTATTCCCACAAAACACTTGGCACCTCCGGAGCCTCTATGACCTGAGGCGCGAAGTTCTTTACCAAGATACATTTGAAACCCCTACACCTCTGCGATGCCAATATTGGTATCCCCATTATTCTAAACATTTTGCAGCCTGTTCTTTACCAGTAGTGCAGACATATAGATCCTCCATTCAGTGCTTTTTTGAACTCCCAGCAACAGGAGCCATTTCTGTGCTGAAACAGATCTTGTGAAATACTGCCAAGGGTTCAAATATCCTACAAAGGGATTGTTTTAATGGTAGAAAGGAAAGATAACTTATCAGCTATCTCTTTCTTCATGCCAACCTGACACTCAGACTGAAAAATGATCATGGGTTTAAAAAGGTGCTTTTCAACTTAAAGCACAGACAACATGATTGGTTAATAATAAGAGTGAGGAGTAGAAATTCTGTAGTTCTGTTTCTTAGTTCTTTTTCTACAAAATTAAAACTTGCTTGAtattaaagatgatttttttttaaaaagtaattcgaGAAATCTGATGATTTCTTGCAAACCATTGGTTTACTTTGACAGATCTCAGATGCAGTGAATACCCTGGATATCCTAAAGggacaaggaaattaaaaaaaaaaaccaccaaaagttTAATGATGAAATGTGTCATTTTAAATGATTGCAATGAAGTAGCTTCATTGGGactatataaaatgttttagagGCAGGAAtctaataaaaggaaattaatagtAAAGGTCTATCTTCTGCCCACTGAAAGTGAAATTGTAAGTAGAAGCAAACCTCAAAAGAAAGGCTTCtaaaggggcgtctgggtggctcagtgggttaaagcctctgcctttggctcaggttatgatctcagggtcctgggatcgagcccacgttgggctctctgctcatcggggagcctgcttcctcctctctctctctgcgtgcctctctgcctacttgtgatctctgtctaatatacaaataaaatcttaaaaaaaaaaaaaaaaaagaaaggcttctAAATATTTGCTTGACTTCCCAGGGTAAAAATGAAAGACTTTCCAACCCGTCTTCCATCCATTAGATATATTACTATTCTTTGTGTGTAGACACAGATGGAAATAAAGGGTagaacagagagggaaagatttctgtatatttcagGGGTTGGTAAATAGTCGcttatttattaaagttttagGTTTGGGCTAAAGTAGAAACATGCCCCATATATGAAGATAATCATCCCTCACAAAAAGTTATATACTcataaaattaatgttttatagttttccaggtaATCCCAGTATGAAACCAAAGCTGAGAAACCACTGCTCTTGTCCAGACTTGTGCTGGCCAATTCGGAAGACACTAGATACATGTGATTTTTCAGattaaaatgaactaaaattaaatacttgATTCCTCAGTTGCAATAGCTTTATTTCAAGTAGTCAGTAGCCACACGTGGCTAGCAGGTACAGTACCAGTGCCAGAGACTGTTTGCTGGGGCAGAACATAATAGAAAATTGTGGATTACTACTGTTACAGAAATTGATAATCTATTATGATCTTCCTTTTCTGTCAATGTAAGGGAGATAAGAGTATTCATTGAGCAATATACTAATAAGCACATAGGGAATTTATATGAGTTATCTTAGTTAATCCTTAGGAAAACTCACTAATGAATACATTTTAAGTAAAGTGAGGCTCACAAAAgtgaaatgacttgtccaagCTCACACAGCTAGAATGTGCTAGAATCATGGTTCAAACTGACACTAAAGCTTATTCACAATATATTATCAGCATTTCTATACTGCACTCctcaaaagtaacaaaaatatgtacatacaattgaacattattcagccatgaaaggGAATTAAGTTCTGATaaatactacaacatggatgaactttgacaGACACAAAGGAACAAATGTTGCAGGACTCCACTTATACAAAAACCAGCAtatggggcatgtgggtggctcagccattaagcatctgcctttggctcagttcatgatcccagggtcttgggatccagccctgcatcatactccctgctcagcgggaagcctgcttctccctctcacactcaccttgcttgtgttccctctctcactatctttctttctgttaaataaataaaatctttatttaaaaaaaaaaacaacacagcatAGGCAAATTCACAGAGTCAGAAAGTATAATAGAGGTTACCAGGGACTAGGGGGCAGAGAGGAGTAGGGACTTATtctttaatgggtacagagtacagagtttctgtttggggtgatgGTAAAGTTTTAGAAATTGTGGTGATAGTTGAACATTGTAAATATAATTAATGACACTGAATAtacccttaaaaatggttaaaatggcatgTTTTATGTCATATACCTTAccgtaattttaaaaattttaagttgcagggcacctgggtggctcagtggattaagccgctgccttcagctcaggtcatgatctcagggtcctgggattgagccccacatcaggctctctgctcagtggggagcctgcttccccctctctctctgcctgcctctctgcctacttgtgatccctgtctgtcaaataaataaataaaatctttttaaaaaatttaagttgcTAAAGGATTCTTTTGCCAAGTAAGTCTGGCAAACACTGGAttaaacagattttctttttttttttttttaagattttatttacttatttgacagagagagagatcacaagtaggcagagcagcagacgggggcggggggagcaggcgagagcccaatgcggggctcaatcccaggactctgagatcatgacctgagccgaaggcagaggctgaagccattgagccacccaggcaccccaagcagaTTTTCTAATGTTAAGACTTTAACAGAGGCTTTTCTATGCTGTTACATATTGTGAAACCCCAAAAGGAGGATGTGGAACAGTTTTTCAAACTTATGGAATCCTTTTGTCTAGGACTATGTAACAGAAGAGAACACACTTTGGGTAATGCTACACTAAGCCATAACTCCAAGTTATCTTCTGTGGATACATCATAACTTTAGACCAGAATTGTTCCAGACAGAATGAACTGTCTTGGGACTGATCAAATTTCTGTCATATCAGAGATAGGTAAGGCTTTTGTAGGAAGGATTTAAGAATGGATAGGGGAGGAAAGACAGGAGAAGGGTCAGCTAAGTCAAGTCTTATTACAAATTActtttatatgtcttctttttaaCTTCTAAGGTACTGTTGATGGTGGTTTGACATGGTTGTGTGCTAGGACATGATTTATTAACATGTTAGAGCTATAAAACTATTAATGCCCATTTTAAGTAAATCTCCTTAATTTTGATTTTGGAGAATTTGGTTCAATGAACAAGGTAAAAGAGAacagcattcattttttttaagattatttattttagagagagagttgggaggggcagaaggagagagagaaaaactttaGCAAAttctgcgctgagcatggagccaatgAGGGGCCtgttctcaggaccctgagttcacaacctgaacagaaaccaaaagtcagatgatcaaccaactgagccacccaggggcccctgcattcattttttttttttttaaagattttatttatttatttgacagagagagagatcacaagtaggcagagaggcaggcagagagcgaggaggaagcaggctccctgcggagcagagagcccgatgtggggctcgatcccaggaccccgagatcatgacctgagccgaaggcagcggcttaatccactgagccacccaggcgccccctgcattcatttttaattagagttgactcttgaacaatgcaggggttagggGCACTAAGCCCttgcacagtcaaaaatccatatataacttttgattcccaCAAAACTTAACTAATAGCCTATTGTTGACTGGAAGTCTTACTGttaacagttgattaacacatattttgtatgttgtatatattatatactgtattctttcaATAAAGTAAGTTAGGGGgggaaatgttaagaaaatcatgagaaaatacatttacagtaatgtatggtatttattaaaaaaaatctgtatagaaGGGTACCCATGCATCTCAAACCCATGTTGTTAAAGGGTCAATGGTaagtattgaaaaaaatctgttattttataCATCTAAGTAAGTTGTCTTTATTACTGCACCTGTTCATTACCGTTACAGAATTTTTAATTATACATTGTTTTCTGATGTCTTCTTCCAACAGAGAGTAAGCTTTATGAATACAGagactaaaattattttattcattattacaTATAACCAGGTCTTAGCATTGTGTCACCTGTTACAAATCAAATACTCctattcactttaaaaaatcatgtagaaaaaaataatatatatctggatgtttTATATTTCATGTCTAAGGGCTTTCAAAATAAGCCTAATAAATTATCTGAAGAAATTATAgtatttttacttcattattCCATTCAGGAATTTTTGGTATCCTTCTGAATCATGAAGAATATAGGTAAGATTTTTTTGTCAAAGAAGGGAACTAAgtcctttaaatgtttgcttttaaTATAAGAACTATATGAAATAGATActcatttacaaatgaaaaattgcTTCAAAGGTccagaacatttatttattaatgtagtaGCTAAGTGCACAGGTCTGGAGTTGTGCTGTACCCTTAGAAGAGATACTTAATTTAGGtctcatttcctcatctttaaaatggagaataataggggcgcctgggtggctcagtggattaagccgctgccttcggctcaggtcatgatctcagggtcctgggatcgagccccgcatcgggctctctgctctgcagggagcctgcttcctcctctctctctgcctgcctctctgcctacttgtgatctctctctctgtcaaataaataaataaaatctttaaaaaaaaatggagaataatAACTATCTGTCTCTTAAGAGTACTATGACAAATAGAATAACATATTTCAAGTTCGAATTTTAGTACCTGGCACAAATATTCTAGTCACTGGAAAGGGCTACCCTCCTCTCtaaattagttaattaacatTCTGGCTTATACATGAGTCTTTTGGTTTTAACTGGTGTCATTCTGTCCCAGTGAATTTGATTCCCTTTAGGAGTCTTGAGTAACATCAGCATCTAGAATTGCCAGATTTGAAACCTGGACTTTGACACAGTCTTTAACTGTGGTAATTTCACCAAGTTCCTGCTATCCTGTAAGACTCTTGACAATCAGCCAGCTCGGTCTTCCCATTGATATCTCCTCTTGACATATATTATTATGTCTTCTCCCCTTTAGATGtcaaaaaacaatatttttcaaagatagtTTGTTAGTCCTATACCTGATTgatgattctttttaaataattcattttaattacaCAATGCatgaacatattttattaaaaattaaaacagaaacaatgagACCAAAAGTGCCTTTTGACTGCCATCCTCAATGcctgtcctctctccttctctgcctactcttcCCACCAGGGTAGTCCTctgcacatgcgtgtgtgttgatgtgtttgtgtgtgtccttCCAAACTCTGTATTTGATTTATTATATAGATAAGACCCTATGGAAGCTATTATTTAGGTATGTTCACATTAACATAAAAGGTATCATACCTTACTTTTGCAGTTTGCTTTTCTTGATGGTAGTAGTTGTTCAGTGGTATCTTGGAGACCTACCAATGTTAATCAGTAAAGAGATTTCTCTCATTTGTCAAAATACTGCATGTTATTCCAAATTAATAAGCTTGTTTATTTAGCTGTCTTCTTATGGGCAGTCAGGTTTTTCCCAGTTCTGTGCTACTATAAACAACTTTGATATGTCTACTTGTATACAAGTATCAATAGTTCTGTACAAgagtggggattttttttaaagattttatttatttatttgacacagagagagagatcacaagtaggccaagggaggcagagagggggaggggaagcaggctccccgctgagcagacagccggatgcagggcttgatcccaggaccctgagatcatgacctgagctgaaggcagaggcttaacccactgagccaccgaagtgCCCCAACAGTGGTTTTCAATAagaaccccacccccaccgcatTGCAGGGAACATTCAGGAATgtgtggagacatttttggttgttagaGTGTTGGGGAAGATGGATGTGCTGGAATCTAGTGGGTAAGGACCAAGGAAGCTACTAAATATCCCACAATGCATAGGGCAGCCCCCAACAAAGAGCTATCTATATAATCTAAAATGTCAAAGCCAAAGCCACATGTTTGgggcttttttaagatttatttatttgagagagagagagagagagagagagagagcacacacatgaacaggacggggagagggagagggagacagaatcccaagcaggctccacactgagtgcagagcctgacatggggcttgatctcaaggccctgagatcaagatctgagccaaaaccaagagtctgatgcttaaccgactctgCCACTCAGGAACCCCTTGGACTTTTGTTGACACGGAACCCACTCCTGATATAAATTTCTGTATcagctatttttttccccaaagattttatctacttatttgagcAAAAGAGAAAGCACGAGCATGAAAAgcggaagcccaacacagggcctgatcctaggaccttggctgggatcatgacctgagctgaaggcaagggcacttaaccaattgagccacccacacgccccgtATATCAGCTATAGCTTAAAATCATAGTTTTTCGTGATTCTGTGGGTCAGATTGGAAATTCCTCTGAGACTGTTTAGCTGGACAGTTGGTGGGGCTGGAGAAGCTTCACTTATGTGTCCAGCAGTCAGTGGCAACTGTCAGTTCTCCTCTGTGTGGCCTCTTATCTTCCATCAGCCTAGACCAGCTTACTTACGTGGTCAGGGCACTGTTCCAAGAGAGCAAAAAGTGGAAGCTGATGGGTTTTTTTGAGACCTGAACCTAGAATTCACTGTCACTTATCATGTTCAGAATTGGCATAGCATCACTTCTGCTGCGTTCTCTTTGTCAATGCAAGTTGCAAAGCCAGTCCATATTCCAAGAGGCGAAGGTGGGGGGAGCAGCTTCCACAACATCACACTCAGCAGAATTGGTGATGCGAGGACTAGAAGATAGGGCAAGTGAAGTAGTTTGAATTTTAGGATGGTGTAAGACTGATGGATAGTGTTCTTAGACCTAATGGAAATAGCAAAGGCCTAATGGGAACACCAAAATAAACTAATTATGAGAGCAGTGGGTCAGTCTATTTTTACTTATGCATGTCTCAGAAAAGCACAGGTCACTTGTATAATCATAGCACATATTACACTGTAACGTAAAGACCTGTATAAGTCCTTATCTTTTGCCCATGATGTCTACTATATAGGAACTCAGCAATTTTTTTATTGAACTGAAATGACCACCTACCAACCAAACAATTCTGTTGGTCCTTGGCAGTTCCAGGTTTAACATTCCAGGATTGACTATTCAAGAGTGATTCTGAACATGTATCTTTTATAATTGCTGGGACATGAGTATGAATCATGCTGTGAGGCCTGTGATCTAGAAAAAACTCTTAGCCATGGAGTGAACTTAGTTCACTACTCAACACCTTCATTTTGACATAGCTTCAATATTTGCAGCCTATCAAGTATAATATCTCATTAGTGAAATCTTATGAAAGGGTTGCTTTATTTCCAATTTTACTGCATTTTATGAAGACAGCATACTATAGTGGCATATGTCAAGGTAAAATTTGTGAAGATATCAGGATATATCTCTGTAGCTGAATCAGAGGCCAATGGGTATGCCCAAACTTCTACACAGAAGTAAGAGAAAAGTTACTATCTCAGGAATATTCTTAGGGTATGTTCTGAAAAGCTGAGCCACAGATCTCGTCCATTCAAAGGAAGTCTAGCCTCCTCGGCTTTTCCTTACTTGTGTGGCCAGAACTAAACTGCTAGGCTCCACGTCAGAGAGAGAACCTGGGTGCAGAGCTGGACCATGAATCCTAAAAAGTAATCAACAGAATTTGTGCTTACCTTTCACAACTATACACGatcactttttttatttaaaaaattttgtagccggggcgcctgggtggctcagtgggttaaagcctctgccttcggctcaggtcatgatcccagggtcctgggatcgagccccgcatcgggctctctgctctgtggggagcctgctttcccctctctgcctgcctcgctgcctacttgtaatctctgtcacataaataaatgaaatctttaaaaaatatataaataaataataaataaaaaattttgtagcCACTTTATTGACATAATTCACATGCCATTCACAGTCCCTTCTTCAGGGCTTTCTCTGTTGACAAGTAAAAATGGAGACAATGATAATACTTTGgtccattttctgttttcaacACAAAGGTCTACTTACGCCCAAGAGGACCCTAAGGTATTGtatccattttaaatgtattttcattattatttttttttcacttacattGATGAATGTTAAAAGATTGGCAGCCAAATCTCCTATTTCATAAACTTTTAGGAGCAATAATAGAACAGATTAACTTTCAATATGCATTCTATAATATATAGGAAAAGCACTGGATTAAAACTCAATGTCCTAGCACATCATAATGtataatctatttttatattctataatatGTCAGGTGATTCTGCAAAGGAAGATTATAGCATAAGAACACTTAAACGCCTAAAATAAAGTAGTtacaagaaaatgcaaaatatatgGTTTGGTATCACTCTGCTTAAAATGTATTACAGGAGGAAGTCTAACAGGAGCTGTATTTAATCCAGCTTTGGCACTTTCACTGCATTTCAAGTGTTTTGATGAAGCATTCCTTCGGTTTTTTATAGTATATTGGCTCGCTCCTTCTTTAGGTaagcatatttttattaatatgattaTAAAATTAGGGTATCTTAAAATGATACGCAATGTCACTTTAACATGTCAATTTCCAAACCCAGAATagggacaaaaaagaaaatgaaaaagatagtTAACATACCTGAAATAATACTTTATTTGTGCAGTAtcctttaaaactttttcttcaaagaaataaagttaTCTAGTTAAGGGTAGTCATTTTCAGGTATGATACCACTTTAAGAAACTCTCATATACACCAAAAAACTGAGGAGTGAttccttccattaaaaaaaatatttctggggcgcctgggtggctcagtgggttaagccgctgccttcagttcaggtcatgatctcagggtcctgggatcgagtcccacatccggctctctgctcagcggcgagcctgcttccctctctctctctctgcctgcttctctgtctacttgtgatctctctctgtcaaataaataaatttagaaaaaaaacaaacaggtatTGTGtcaaacttgtttaaaaaaaaatatttcttactaaagggaatttcttttttcaaatttgtgaGTTCCAGATAAAATACTGTTTAGCTCATTTGACTCATTTTGCAAAAGAGCATCTCATTAAATAATGGATAACTATAATAagtatagtttaaaaattatccaCAATTGCATTACTATTATTTCTATCTGGATCAGATATATAAAACTTCTCTTACTTataatatgcatttctttttataagttatcagcatttcttgattttgtttaGTCACCTCTTAGAAGCCTGATTATAAATCATAACTGTAAATGACTGTGAGGATGCCTGGCCTTTATTAGTTCATCTTTTTTATCcacttttagcattttgtttcttGTTGCTCATTTCTGCTTAAattctgttaattaaaaaaaattttttttaattagggtaCATATAGAAGGGAACATTGGCACAATATGTTTGAACACCCAGCACACTTAACTCCACACATTCACCTTCCACGCCTTTATTTCACACTTAAGACCTATTTTGCTCAGTAATAATATCTGTGGacttaaacatgaaaaatatcagaaaaaatttgtattttaaaatgctaacaATGGCAgctatttttcagttctaaagaTTGCTAGTGTTttctaataactttttaaaattttctctttatttttaaaaaatatttacttatttgtcagagagagtgagagagagcacacaagcaggggaaagcagcaggcagagggagaagcaggctccccgttgagcagggagcccactgtgggtcAGAGGAgtgagcaactcttgatctcggggttcatgggtttgagccccatgctgggtatagagattacttaaaaaaaaaaaaaaactttaaaaaaagaattatatcatCCATTACTTAAAATAACACTAAAACGTAGGTAGGtctttccaaaagaatttttatttattgtttgtttgttttagagacagAGCACATGAGCAAGTGGGgtaagggggcagagggagagaaaatcctaagcatgCTCCAGCCCAGTGAGAGCATGATACAGGCTTAatctcaaaaccccaagatcaccctgagctgaaatcaagagtctgatggttaactgactgagccacccaggagcacttccaaaagaattattaaaaggaaaaaaaatcagactgacacttcttttttaaagtaatctctatacccaacatgggtctcaaactcacaaccctgagattaagagtcacatgctgtatggaccaagccagccaggcacccccagaaaacaCAGCTTAAAGCAAAAGGTCGTGcaggtgcctggctgtctcagtggaacatgtgactcttgatttcagggttttaagtttgaacttcatggtgggtgtagagattacttttttttttttttttaagattttatttatttatttgacagagagagagatcacaagaaggcagaaaagcaggcagagagagagggggaagcagacttcctgctgaacagagagcccaatgcagggcttgatcccaggaccctgagatcatgacctgagccaaaggcagaggtttaacccactgagctacccaggcaccccctgtagagattactttttaaaaatctttaaaaaaatatttctagcctaaatcatttaataaattcTTCCTGGAAAAACATACTAGAAAAAAGtctcaaaatagaaaaaagaggagaaatcactTCTGCTCCTTTTAAAAGTGTACAGACCAGAGAGTAGTAGGGTAGGGAAAGAGACTACATTCTGTTCATGTTATTATAGTCCAGATAGGAAGGTAACATTACTTGAAGCTATTACTGAAACATTTTATGGAACCACTTACCCTCCCAAAAATCcaaacacccaaagaaaaaagtatatatttattttgtttcttcatattCAAGGAATCTTTTATAAATGGCATTGGGATTAAACTTTTTAGCAATTATCTTTGGCCCTAATTGACTTgttgaaaatatacaaaaattcttTGTTGGCCTACGGATTTCCCAGCTTTTTCCAAATAGACTTAATTAAAACTTCTTATAGCTCTTGGTTTAAAGAGGTTTGTTCCTACACTTGTTTAAGAGGTTTAGGAATGAAAAGCAATACAAGAATCCTTAAATAGATATACATAAAAGATATATGTGAATAAATGGCACTTTTTAGAATATTGAATTCCAGTTTGACATTAGATTTTGTCATTCATTGAAGTTACATTTccattggcaaaaaaaaaaaaaaaaaatggcatcaaATGAAGTTAATGCCACACTATAGGAAggatgggaaaaataagaaattatagttttaggggcacccggctggctcagtagCGCATTCGACTCTTGATTGATCTtgcggttgtgagttcaagccccatgttgggtgtagagattacttagaaataaaatcttatggagcacttgggtagctcagtcagttaaatgtctgactcttgatctcagctcaggtcttgatcttacgGTCCCGAGATCAGGTCTGACATTgtgctccacactgggcatggagcctacttaataaagaaaataaaatctttcatttttttttaagattttatttttttaaatttatttgacagagagaaatcacaagtaggcagagaggcacacacagagagagagagagagaggaggaagcaggctccctgccaaggagagagccagatgtgggactcaatcccatgaccctgagatcatgacctgagccgaaggcagaggcttaacccactgagccacccaggcaccccaagaaaataaaatcttaaataaattatatttttacaagAGTCCTTCAAACAGCCAAATAAAAGATAgagtgtcaaataaacaaaaccctgTTGAAGCTACATTAGGTGATACCATTGAGTGAGACAGAGGAGTCATCCCAAGATATCTTTCCCTTCTTGACCAAGCAGGGAGCAAACTATTCTTAGAAGCCATACtccttgtttttcttgtttctcttcatAGCAGagataattataatttttctaatgGCTCTTGCCATCTctccaaaattaatttaaaatagtagaaatgtgactataataatgcATATAGAATTAAGTCTGTAAGGGTGCTTtagtg
Coding sequences within:
- the AQP11 gene encoding aquaporin-11 codes for the protein MTVLRGLWPEVQDTCTSLGLMLLLVLFMGLARVVTRLQLHRFMMAHTFVLEFLATFQLCCCTHELQLLSEQEPAHPTWPLTLIYFFSLVHGLTLVGTSSNPCGVMMQMMLGGMSPETGAIRLLAQLIGALCSRYCISALWSLGLTKYHLNERTFICRNPIQVDLPKAVITEAICSFIFHSALLHFQEIRNKLRIHLLAALITFLVYSGGSLTGAVFNPALALSLHFKCFDEAFLRFFIVYWLAPSLGILLMILMFSFFLPWLYNNHTINKKE